GGAACTGAGAAACGAGGAGGATGAAGTGAGGAGAATTCCCCCATGGACTAAGCAGATTACGATACGAGGAATCGTGGCGAGTTTAATGATCGGAATCATTTATAGTATCATAGTAATGAAGCTCAATCTCACAACTGGGCTTGTCCCAAATCTCAACGTATCAGCTGCTTTTCTTGCATTTGTGTTCGTAAGGACATGGACAAAACTTCTTCAGAAGGCTAATGTTGGGGCAGCTCCATTCACTAAACAAGAAAATACTATTATTCAAACTTGTGCTGTTGCTTGCTATAGCATTGCTGTTGGAGGTTAGGAAATTTAAGGTTTTCAACAACGCTTTCTTGTATGTTTGAATGTGTCAGATACGAGGATTTGTTCGTTTGTTTGATTTCTTGGTTGGGTGTGTTGTATTAGGTGGCTTTGGTTCTTATCTTTTGGGATTAAATAAGAGGACATATGAGCAGGTGGGAGTTGATACAGAGGGGAATTCACCGGGAAGTTATAAAGAACCGGGACTCGATTGGATGATCGGCTTTCTTTTTGTTGTTAGCTTTGTGGGGCTCTTAGCGTTGGTTCCTCTTAGAAAGGTACCTTTCCGTTATTGGGTTTGGAACTTGAATTTTTGTGTGTTTGCTCTGTTTGAAATTACAAAGAGCGCCATTATTTTGCGTTAGGGAAATTCCTATGAATTGTGATTTTGAAGGTCATCATTTTGGTTGCCATTCCGCAGATAATGATTATAGATTATAACTTACCTTATCCAAGTGGAACTGCAACTGCTGTTCTCATCAATGGATTTCACACTAGAAAAGGAGACGAGACAGCGAAGTGGGTGCTTGTTCTTGCTGTAACGAATCTATATTGTTTCGAGCTTATAACGGGACTAACTTGTGTATCACTTTGTGCTCTTCGTTTATCAGGGAACAGGTTCGTGGGTTCATGAAGTTCTTGTCGCTTAGTTTCATATGGAGTTTTTTCCAGTGGTTTTTTGCCGGTGGGGAACAATGTGGATTTATCAATTTCCCTACATTAGGATTGGAAGCTTGGAAAGAAACGTGTGTACTCTATTTTTGTTCTTTGaaagtttaagaaaattttccaGCACAACTGATTTGAGACGTTGAACTCTGCAGATTTTACTTTGATTTCAGCATGACTTACGTAGGAGCAGGAATGATTTGCTCCCACACAGTAAATTTTTCCTTGCTATTCGGAGCCGTTCTTTCTTGGGGAGTCATGTGGCCGTTGATCAGTGAAAAGAAGGGAGATTGGTTCCCTCGAAATCTCAAGGAAAGCAGTATGAAGAGTCTCAACGGTTACAAAGTAAAGCACTCATTTAATTTATCAGGTTTCACTCACTTCTGATtaaagtttaaataattatgtcaTGTTCATCTGCAGGTTTTCATATCTATCTCCCTTATTCTTGGGGACGGTTTTTACAATTTTATCAAGACATTGTTTGTTATAACTAAGAGCATGTACACTACATTTAATGTGGATCATCTTAAATCAGGTGAATCAGCACTTTTACTCACAACCCTTTCTTTTTTCCACTTGTCTATATCCACTCCCGCAATGATAAAAGATAAAGATTTTTATGTCGGgttttttaaagagaaaatgcACAGTTCAACAAGTTGCCTATCATTTTTAATGGACTAAGTGATTTTGGAATGTCAGATTCTGTCATCTAGTTTTAGCACTCCGTGATCTGATTTTAATTTTGGTCCATACTACAGTTTCGGGCCACAAGAATCAATCTGTATACAATCGTAAACAGAACGAAGTATTCACAAGAGAGGGCATTCCTCTGTGGATGGCATGTGTGGGTTACATCGTTTTCTCCGTAATCTCCATAATTGTGATCCCATTAATGTTTCCTCAGCTCAAATGGTATTACGTTCTTGTTGCTTATGTTCTTGCGCCATCTCTAAGCTTCTGTAACGCTTATGGGGCTGGTCTGACCGATATGAACATGGCCTATAACTATGGAAAAGTGGCCCTTTTCGTGTTAGCAGCTTTATCTGGGAAAAATAATGGTGTTGTTGCTGGACTGATCGGGTGTGGAGTTATAAAGTCCATCGTTTCGATATCATCGGACTTGATGCATGATTTTAAAACAGGGCATCTCACATTAACCTCCCCACGATCAATGCTCATTAGCCAAGGTATCGGCACCGCAATTGGTTGCATAGTCGCTCCATTtatgttcttcattttctacAAAGCATTCGACGTGGGAAATCCAGACGGAGACTACAAGGCCCCCTATGCTATAATATACCGAAACATGGCAATTCTTGGTGTGGAAGGGTTCTCTGCACTTCCACACCATTGCTTGCAGATGTGTTATGGGTTCTTCTCTTTCGCGATTCTAGCTAATCTTTTGAGAGACGTAGCACCTGAGAGGTTCGGAAAATGGGTGCCTCTCCCGATGGCTATGGCCGTTCCGTTCCTTGTTGGAGCATATTTCGCCATTGATATGTGTGTGGGGAGCTTGGTGGTGTTTGTTTGGGGTAAGGTTAATCGGAGAAAGGCTAATTCAATGGTTCCTGCCGTTGCTTCTGGTTTGATTAGTGGGGATGGATTGTGGATTCTTCCTTCATCTATTCTGGCTTTAGCCAAGATTAATCCTCCAATTTGCATGGGCTTTTTGCCTTCTAGATGAATTGATTTTAGAAAAAAGAGAACATAAAAACTAGGCTAGTGGTAAAATGTAGTGTTAGCATGGTTTTCGGTTCTAATTTACTTTGTAAAAAATTGTGAAGAAATTATAGTGAAGTATGATTACATgtgcttatatatataattttgatacatCGCACGGTTTTGTTGAGTGTTATAAGATTTTCATATGAATATCTTGCAAGCatgtatataattttgatacatCATACGATTTTGTTGAGTGTTATAAAATGTCCCCGTGAATATCTTGCAAACGTTTAATGCAACATATTTCTCGAGACAATAAATATGACATTCACAAAATGTTAATACACATCTTGTACCGTCCATAAAACGCTTAGCAAAAGGCacacatcatatatatatatatatatatatatatatatatatatatattctcggTGCGGATTAAAAATATGCGGTCAATTTACGACATTCGTAATTTAAAAACTGTTTAATTGAAATTACATTTGTTGAAAAAGGTTGATGATTTAAAGTTGACAGATTGGAAATAGAACGCCCAGGGATCTTTCGCTGGTTTACTAGTTTTTGGAACACAGAATTGGACTAGTCGGACATCTACGACTCTTATTTACGTTCTTTTCCTAAAATTTGACCtatatttgttattatttttttctataCATTTTTTGAGctaattaaatcatatattgATGTTAGTCGCGTCATACGgcctattatttttaaatttagtatattataatcatattaattttgaaatatttagcATTTTGCACGCCATCTTGTGTTATAATTTCTACCTATTTGGGTTAGCGTGCTTCATTTCATGCTTCTTACCAATACAACTTGTTGTTTGCCGCCGAACTACTGCTCGCTCATCAGAGGCACCATTGGATCGGATTTGCTCGTctaataaaaaatttcattcgtgtcttgaaacaaaaaaatagcaaatctttatttatttttacaaatcacAACAACAAGCTATGGAGTATGttagatttttaaatgtttatggactctacaaattttattttagaaaaagataaaaatatCTTCCCAACACACAGAACAATAGCAAAagcttatgtgagacgatctcacgagtcgtatttgtgagacgtatatcttatttgagtcatccatgaaaatgtattactttttatgataagagtattactttttattgtgaataacgGTAGGGTcgacatgtctcacagataaaaattcgtgagaccgtctcacaaacgACCTCCTCCAAAACAATACATTTGGATGGAAATATTTCGTTTCTTGTAAAAATCTTGATATGAGTGAACGCTGGAGTTTAAGATGCCAAATTTATgggttttttttgttttatcttttaatttaagaaagaagtaaataaaatatatcacatttaaattttagtttttttaaaaaaaagcatCAATTCTCTCAATACATGGTAATTTCATAGCCTATTCACTCCAACTATAGTTGAAACTCCGAGTATAGTTGAATCTGACGCATTCATGGTAATTGAAGTATTGAATAATCATGGATCGAGTTTCTTTAAGTATACTTGTAGAATATCGTAAAATATTTGTTCGAAATGTATCATTTTATCGTTTTGTTTTTGCATAATATCGATTAGCGAATGTTCTAATTAAAGAAGTCGTTTCTAACATGTGAAATGAATAACACGGTGTCCTATTTCGTCTCCAATGTGATTATTTTGGATATTATTTAGTAGTATTCTCgtggtttttttttaatttatagaaaatgataaatatatatttattaaacgGATATAGGTTGGAAGTTCCATTTCCTTAAATTTATCGGTGAAACGAtacaaaatttgtgtgagacggtctcacatatcgtatttgtgagacagatctcttatttggatcacccatgaaaaagtattattttttatgctaagattattattttttattgtgaatatgtatAGAGTTGACCTGTTTCACagattatgattcgtgagacggtctcatgtgaaactcagaaagaaaaaaaaaaaaaaaagtgggcaAAGACGTCATCGAGTCCTAGTATTTATAAATGATCTCGATGAAGTTGCAGCATTCAAAAGTCTAAAAGGTGTCTGGTGGCAAATTCACTTTGAGCTCtgcctctctctctctctctcttcgTAAGTTATTTTCTTTGTAATATAATTGCTTCAATTGTTCACACGGAGATCGTTTTAAAGCCTACGCATGAGTGTCAAGAATTTTGTGTAATCTTTTACGTTTATTTGACGATTGGTGAATCTTTTGGGCAACTAGGTGTGGTGAAAATATGGCTGCGAA
This is a stretch of genomic DNA from Primulina eburnea isolate SZY01 chromosome 11, ASM2296580v1, whole genome shotgun sequence. It encodes these proteins:
- the LOC140804386 gene encoding metal-nicotianamine transporter YSL3-like isoform X2, whose protein sequence is MGTNENEGMIEIEGEDVEELRNEEDEVRRIPPWTKQITIRGIVASLMIGIIYSIIVMKLNLTTGLVPNLNVSAAFLAFVFVRTWTKLLQKANVGAAPFTKQENTIIQTCAVACYSIAVGGGFGSYLLGLNKRTYEQVGVDTEGNSPGSYKEPGLDWMIGFLFVVSFVGLLALVPLRKIMIIDYNLPYPSGTATAVLINGFHTRKGDETAKEQVRGFMKFLSLSFIWSFFQWFFAGGEQCGFINFPTLGLEAWKETMTYVGAGMICSHTVNFSLLFGAVLSWGVMWPLISEKKGDWFPRNLKESSMKSLNGYKVFISISLILGDGFYNFIKTLFVITKSMYTTFNVDHLKSVSGHKNQSVYNRKQNEVFTREGIPLWMACVGYIVFSVISIIVIPLMFPQLKWYYVLVAYVLAPSLSFCNAYGAGLTDMNMAYNYGKVALFVLAALSGKNNGVVAGLIGCGVIKSIVSISSDLMHDFKTGHLTLTSPRSMLISQGIGTAIGCIVAPFMFFIFYKAFDVGNPDGDYKAPYAIIYRNMAILGVEGFSALPHHCLQMCYGFFSFAILANLLRDVAPERFGKWVPLPMAMAVPFLVGAYFAIDMCVGSLVVFVWGKVNRRKANSMVPAVASGLISGDGLWILPSSILALAKINPPICMGFLPSR
- the LOC140804386 gene encoding metal-nicotianamine transporter YSL3-like isoform X1; amino-acid sequence: MGTNENEGMIEIEGEDVEELRNEEDEVRRIPPWTKQITIRGIVASLMIGIIYSIIVMKLNLTTGLVPNLNVSAAFLAFVFVRTWTKLLQKANVGAAPFTKQENTIIQTCAVACYSIAVGGGFGSYLLGLNKRTYEQVGVDTEGNSPGSYKEPGLDWMIGFLFVVSFVGLLALVPLRKIMIIDYNLPYPSGTATAVLINGFHTRKGDETAKEQVRGFMKFLSLSFIWSFFQWFFAGGEQCGFINFPTLGLEAWKETFYFDFSMTYVGAGMICSHTVNFSLLFGAVLSWGVMWPLISEKKGDWFPRNLKESSMKSLNGYKVFISISLILGDGFYNFIKTLFVITKSMYTTFNVDHLKSVSGHKNQSVYNRKQNEVFTREGIPLWMACVGYIVFSVISIIVIPLMFPQLKWYYVLVAYVLAPSLSFCNAYGAGLTDMNMAYNYGKVALFVLAALSGKNNGVVAGLIGCGVIKSIVSISSDLMHDFKTGHLTLTSPRSMLISQGIGTAIGCIVAPFMFFIFYKAFDVGNPDGDYKAPYAIIYRNMAILGVEGFSALPHHCLQMCYGFFSFAILANLLRDVAPERFGKWVPLPMAMAVPFLVGAYFAIDMCVGSLVVFVWGKVNRRKANSMVPAVASGLISGDGLWILPSSILALAKINPPICMGFLPSR
- the LOC140804386 gene encoding metal-nicotianamine transporter YSL3-like isoform X3, coding for MGTNENEGMIEIEGEDVEELRNEEDEVRRIPPWTKQITIRGIVASLMIGIIYSIIVMKLNLTTGLVPNLNVSAAFLAFVFVRTWTKLLQKANVGAAPFTKQENTIIQTCAVACYSIAVGGGFGSYLLGLNKRTYEQVGVDTEGNSPGSYKEPGLDWMIGFLFVVSFVGLLALVPLRKIMIIDYNLPYPSGTATAVLINGFHTRKGDETAKEQVRGFMKFLSLSFIWSFFQWFFAGGEQCGFINFPTLGLEAWKETFYFDFSMTYVGAGMICSHTVNFSLLFGAVLSWGVMWPLISEKKGDWFPRNLKESSMKSLNGYKVKHSFNLSVSGHKNQSVYNRKQNEVFTREGIPLWMACVGYIVFSVISIIVIPLMFPQLKWYYVLVAYVLAPSLSFCNAYGAGLTDMNMAYNYGKVALFVLAALSGKNNGVVAGLIGCGVIKSIVSISSDLMHDFKTGHLTLTSPRSMLISQGIGTAIGCIVAPFMFFIFYKAFDVGNPDGDYKAPYAIIYRNMAILGVEGFSALPHHCLQMCYGFFSFAILANLLRDVAPERFGKWVPLPMAMAVPFLVGAYFAIDMCVGSLVVFVWGKVNRRKANSMVPAVASGLISGDGLWILPSSILALAKINPPICMGFLPSR